From Camelina sativa cultivar DH55 chromosome 5, Cs, whole genome shotgun sequence:
TGCGGCAAAACCAGGGTTTAAAAGTTGATATGCAGAAAATGAGGTCACGAGTTGGAGAACTGGAAGATGAGTTTCAAAGTGTCAAGCAGGAGATGAAAAAGAGAGTGAGCAAGTCCTCTAGCTCAATGAGCTCGCCTCGTCTTGTCAAGCTTGGCTGTAAGTTTCTTCTTCCACGAGCTTCTGATGCTAAGAATGATACAGTCCATAGCTCGGTGTCCAGCACTCCTAGATCTGCTACCGCTGACCAAACACTCCCTCGTTCCTCTCGCCATTCCAAACACCGTAAAAACTTCTCATTTTTCGGGTAATCTCCCTCCAAACAACATTTATCATCCACTCCTCTCTTAAAGCCGAACACAGAGGAAgttcctttttcctttcttaaGGTATTCCCTCGAGGAACTCTCTCTTTTCCCGGGGAAACCAGCAGAAAGTTCCAAAAAGGCCCAAGAACAGAAGCTGGccatttgaagaagaagatgatctctTTCTGCTCAGTAAACTGTTCTGTGTTCTTTGTCCCGGTTTAGAGTCTTTGCCGCGGTTTTTCTCCCAAGGTAAAAGCATTGAAGACTCTTATTACCATCAAAGTCGATAGAGTTGCGGGACTGATCttggtggtttttttttggatacagATATACACGATCAAAGTAAATAACTAGTTAGGATCTATAGATCAAAAGGGGTATAATTCTTCTGTTTTGATATGATTGTGTTTGAATATATGTAGATGTGTTGTAAGTTACAGCTTGTAACTATCTATTTGTATATCTTTCTTCATTATGTGGCAAGGTTATTGTTTTGtcaataaaatatagaatcttCTTTTACTCTACACATGCATTGTAACGTTGATTGTATTACAGTTAATCCTGAAGGATCAAGATTACGAAATGATTGTCGGACGCTCTTAGCTCCGTACAATCTCTAGGTTGCCTAGAATCATAAGCGGGTATGTGGAACCAAAACGTTTGAAAGTGCGAAAGCAATTTTTTTGACAGTTAAACCGATCTACGTTAAATTCCCTGCAAAAATATTGTTGCTTTTGTATCTTCGAGAGGCTGcttcattatttataaatttattttctccGTAGTAGAAGGacaatttgattttcttcttcttcttctctttattagTTACTATTTGTACAACATATATCATTCATCTTTTGTATGCAAATAACACAATCTTTCATTAAAAACACTCCGCAAGCAGACAAGCACTATGGTACATATATAAAGAGGAAAACCACGCATTATGAAAACGATTAGTTTTTTGAGACCTCAGAATAAGCCTTTAGGTAGCTAGGTTTGAAAGTTTGTGAAGGAAAACGAGTAACACTTCAACGTCTAGCTGTTCTTCTGGCTTTAAAGAACCTCTCTCTGATGGATATTAACTCCTTTGCGGCTTCATTAGTTGCCAACCGGTTCGCTGGAGATTCTTCACAGCACCTTAGTCCCACCTCCAAAACCAATGTCAAGCACGCAACAATAGGAAAACCGACTCTTAGACCGCTGTGAAGAATTGATTTGTCTGCAATGTCCAGTACTCTTTCTGCCAACGCCAACTTGGTATAACTGTAGAGAGTAAAGTTTCCTTCAAAGGATTCACTGGTTGGTCGTTTTCCAGTGAACATTTCCAAAAGGAGAACCCCAAAGCTATAAACATCACCATGTGTTGATGGTTGTCCTCCCATTCCATACTCTGCACCATAATCCATAAAAGACAAGATTGTATATGAAAACATAATATATGCGTTTTCTACGTAAAAGATATCAGATGTGTGACAGTTTTACCCGGTGCAACATAGCCCACGGTTCCTCTGACGTCGGTCGAGCTGAGTTGGTTGAGGAAGGACTCTTGGTCGAATTTTAGGAGAAGCTGGGATAGACCAAAGTCACTAACATGAGCTGTAAGATCATCGTTTAGAAGGACATTGCTTGGCTTAAGATCGCAATGAGCTATAGGTTcatgacaatgaaaatgaagatAGTCCAAAACAGAAGCCACGTCTATGGCAATGTTGAGCCTTTCAAGAAATGTCAATGTTCTTGAAGGCCTATGAATCTCTTCGACTTCTTCTGTGTGCAGCCAATTATCCAAGCTTCCATTAGGCATGAACTCATAAATGCGAGCTCTAAATTCGTTTCCTTGGAAATCAATACTTGAACAAGCCGTCAATAGTTTCACAAGATTACGATGCTTTATGTCCTTGAGGGATTCACATTCTGATATAAAGCTTCTCATTGCTCCACGTCTCTGCATGTTTAGAACTTTCACTgcaacaattttgttttctgcagGGAGCAAGGCTTTAAATACAGTACCAAAACTTCCTGATCCAACCATATTGCTGGAAGAGAAGCCATCAGTCGCATTTCGGATCTCTCCATAACTTATATGCTCATGAAAGACATCCAGTGTGGAAATAGATGGATTATTACTCCTCTGctggttcttctttctttttctaaaccaaCGTAGAGAAAGTAAAGCTATGAAAAACAGCAAAAGCAAACCCATGCCTATGCTTACTTCAATCGCAACCTTCTTTAAGTGAGAGGAATGGTTTGCTCCCATAAGTGGACCTCCCGTAAAGCATGGATTAAGTTTTAATTCCTTGATGCCTCCACAAagatttttgtttccaaatactGAAACTGTTGTAGCATTCTGAAATATTCCTTGTGTTGGCACACTTCCCTCCAAGTTGTTGACCGATAAATTGAGATACTCTAAAGAGGAAAAATTAGCAAGATATGCAGGTATACTCCCAGAGAGATTATTGTTCGAGAAATCAACTCTGTTAACAGCTTTTAACCTTGTTATATCTGGAATGGCCCCATCAAAATAGTTTCCTTGCATCAAAAGTATTTCCATCGAGAGACAATTTCCCAAGGCATGTGGGATTTGTCCAGATAATTTATTATGTCCAACTGATAGTTGAACAAGATATTCAAGTTTTCCAACATCTAGTGGTAGAAAGCCGGTCAAGAAATTACCTGACATGTCTAGATTAACAAGGGACTGGATTTGCATAATTTCCCGAGGTATAGTCCCAACCAACTTATTAGAACTAATGTATAACTCCCGCAGAGAAGTACAGTTACTGAGACTCAGAGGAATAGTTCCTTCAAAATTATTCTTGTGCAAATATAGAATGTCTAACCGAGTGAGGTTGCCTAGGAAAGATGGCAATTCTCcagaaaattttatttgacaTGAGATTTAATCCCTCCAAGTTGAAAAGCTTACTAAGAGAAGTTGGAAATGCACCAGTCAACATATTTTCTTGCAAGCCAAGGCTTCGTAAACTTATGAGATTCCCAATGTCATAAGGAATGCTTCCATAGATGAAATTTATTCCAAGGTCTAGATGGTAAAGGTTCGTGGAGAGATTCGCAGTGGCGGTAGGTAATTCACCCCCGAGCCTATTGTGACCAATCTCCATGGTCTCTAGTTTTGTGCAGTTTGTCAGAGCAACCATAAATTCAAGATCTCCAACAGAGTAACTTCCTAACGAATTACTTTGAATTAATAGCAGTTGCAAATTTCGTAATTTTCCAAAACTCGGAGGAATACTGCCAATCAGATTGTTATCATCGATTCCAAACTTTTGAAGGGTCGAGATATTGGAAAGTGTTGTTGGAATGACTCCTGTGAGACTATTACCTCGCATATTTAACTCTTGTAGGTTTGGTAGCAGCTCACCAAAATCAGGCCTCAGGGAACCCGAGAAATGGTTACCAGAGATGTATAAATACTTAAGTGAGGAAAAATTGTAGATGGCTGGAGGAAAAACACCTACGAAATTGTTCACTCCTAAATTAAGTTCCACCATTTGAGTCAATCTAGCTACATCTTCTGAAATTTCTCCTTTCATATTGTTACGTGCAATCGTAAGACTTCTGAGGGATGTCAAGTTTCCAAGAGATGCAGGGAGCTTCCCTTCCAGCTTGTTTCGACCAAGATATAATAATTCAAGCGTTGTCAATGATCCTAGTTCTGAAGGAACACCTTCTCCAAGAtgatttgaaaataaatcaagccCTTGCAGTCTAGAGCAGTTAGACAGACTGACTTGAATCCCTCCTCCCAAAAAATTAAAGCTCATATCCAAGTGTTTAAGTCTAAACAAGTTTCCAACTTCTTGAGGGATGATACCACTGAAAGAATTATCTGAGAGATTAAGTGATATGAGAAACGAAAGATTACCAATAGATGGTGATATCACGCCGCCCAATTGCAATCCTCCAAGGTCCAAAGCAGTTACTCTCTTGTGTTTGCGGCCACATGTAACCCCATTCCATTTGCAGAGAGAATTTGAGTTATTCCAAGAGGACAAGACAACTCTTGTTTCTTCAGAAACTTGATACTTGAACTCCAGCAACGCCATCATATCAGTTTCATCCGTAAAACGATATGCTTCATCAAGTAGCATGAGAGCACTGAAAAAAGCAagtaaaacaaacaatctcaTAATTTGCAGGGAAGTAAGTACAAGGGAGGAACAAAAACATGCAAATGGTGGTGGTAGTAGTATTAATGAAACTTATAGAGtaaaaacatagaaacataTGCAAATAACTGTTTTCTCAAAACTCAAGTCAAGTCAAGTTGCCCACTTTCTCAAAAGCAAAACCATTAGACTAATCTTTAAGAATACGGCCAATTGACGACGAGTTTCGTGTTATATCACTGCCGACTAAACAGTTggtaaaaattgtaaaattctAAAGAGTAATTAATGTATCTTTTGACGTCTGTTCGATCGTTAATTATTTCCAATATTTTGTTCCTCAAACCGACTGAAGAACAAACTTTTGGGTATTactatctatattaacatttttaaaatacattttgtgttatgccctttaagttttgcttatttaaatttttatttataacattaatccctaaaaaaattccataaataatattgcagagaaactcaaatactaaacattcttaaattgaccaacatttgttacctttattgccataaaatcttgaCAAtttctatacattccgatttttccaaaaacagctCTACCCATTAatgttttaatcccataaaactaccaaaactatctttagagattttgtttgtatagacTTTCTATAGAAATTCTtgctttacatattttgattgtaaaatgtaGATTTAATCATCTACATTACTTGATTTGAGGTACTTAGGGGTTGATTTCTCAGATTTctcacattaaaataaattaaactaaataattatccCGTTTCAAGAAATTAATTGAAGTACATTTGGTGTCCtttaagttatacttatttacaaagttaatccttaaaaaattgcacatacaaacaaaatcaattagattcctaaaatgtctctacaaatttggtttataatttcctaaaataatttatatattaagaaatttattatacttaataacatatgccaaaaatatctatacaatattttcttattttaaaaactctaatattcagtaataactatattgtttaatatgaacaattaaaactttaatggttattaatatgctgataaaaaatgcaaaaatatttatttcacgggttaaatctaataaattagagtatttataatataaattagtaTGCGGTATACTGCATAATAAATTTTATGGATATAattctttcacgggttaaatctaaataactttaaacttacggattaaatttaaaagcactaaaaatttaaaaaaaataataatgtaagaataattctttcacaggttaaatctaaaaagcagcaaaattttctatttttataaccatAAGAAATTTGATAAGATACAAATGTaatattagtataaataaaactaaataattgtcgCTTGTCTGCGGTATACAActgatcaaattttataattaacagttaaaataaaattatacaatcttaaacactaaacaaaagaaataaaattaacaaacaaatacaaatttttaaaatttaatttttttttgttgtaaaaatattgtcccgcggtgtaccgcgggttaaaatctagttatattGTAATAACatgaatcttttcttttctatcttcttttacagaaaattttattttacttttaagaaaaaagcaaaactcttatttattactttaaacaatgttttttaaaGTCTGATCCATATAAAAACCGGAATACTTCTTGGATCAAGCTGTCGACGGAGATCCATCACGAGTTACTTATATTTGCTTTTAgtaagtgaatatatatatatatatatatatatcattataaagatttaaatagaaGCTACTAAAATTTTTAGTGCTAGTACTCACCCTTCTCTTTTATtgtccacatatatatattcatcaatattaacatttttgaagtacattttgtgttatgctcgtttagttttacttatttaaatttttatttacagcaTTAACCCctcaaaaatttccaaaaatagtataacaacagattttgtttcctaaatctatattaacatttttgaagtacatttggtgTTTTACCATTGaagttatatgtatttaaaaacttatttacaaatttaatccctaaaaactttccaaaaataatatgatttcagattttgtttcctaaatattttacatttcattctaaccaaaaaatacaaacagcaatcaatattatatagagacataaactatgatattttttccattttatttttcaaacctatgagttttgattcttcacgtaagaagaacttcgattcctaattatttaaatattataattaatatatatatatatatatatttaataaaatttaaaatattatgaatatgtaaaattaaaaaaataaaatactacatAATGTGGTTATGAAAAGGACATGtgagaattaataaaatattattaaatatgtgctaacacgggttaaatcctcattttctTATTTGCCAACACTATaaatcttataatatttgacatagaaaatcaatttgttttacataagattgtgtaaaataattaattcattaggaaaaatgtgacttaattaaatcatataaatgacgtattatgtatttagatcccttattttgttgttataataattaaaaattaaaataaaatctcaagcactaaacaaaacaagctaaatataaaacaaatgtcatatagtatattacaggttaaaaaaataatataacatttaGTCGCACAAACGGCCGGAAAATTaggttatttctctatttataaaacatccaatatttaacaaacaaatagaatataaaatataaataataataaaactatatgcaCACGGTATatcgcgggttaaaatctagtacaT
This genomic window contains:
- the LOC104789699 gene encoding probable LRR receptor-like serine/threonine-protein kinase At3g47570; its protein translation is MALLEFKYQVSEETRVVLSSWNNSNSLCKWNGVTCGRKHKRVTALDLGGLQLGGVISPSIGNLSFLISLNLSDNSFSGIIPQEVGNLFRLKHLDMSFNFLGGGIQVSLSNCSRLQGLDLFSNHLGEGVPSELGSLTTLELLYLGRNKLEGKLPASLGNLTSLRSLTIARNNMKGEISEDVARLTQMVELNLGVNNFVGVFPPAIYNFSSLKYLYISGNHFSGSLRPDFGELLPNLQELNMRGNSLTGVIPTTLSNISTLQKFGIDDNNLIGSIPPSFGKLRNLQLLLIQSNSLGSYSVGDLEFMVALTNCTKLETMEIGHNRLGGELPTATANLSTNLYHLDLGINFIYGSIPYDIGNLISLRSLGLQENMLTGAFPTSLSKLFNLEGLNLMSNKIFWRIAIFPRQPHSVRHSIFAQE
- the LOC104787862 gene encoding probable LRR receptor-like serine/threonine-protein kinase At3g47570, which encodes MQIQSLVNLDMSGNFLTGFLPLDVGKLEYLVQLSVGHNKLSGQIPHALGNCLSMEILLMQGNYFDGAIPDITRLKAVNRVDFSNNNLSGSIPAYLANFSSLEYLNLSVNNLEGSVPTQGIFQNATTVSVFGNKNLCGGIKELKLNPCFTGGPLMGANHSSHLKKVAIEVSIGMGLLLLFFIALLSLRWFRKRKKNQQRSNNPSISTLDVFHEHISYGEIRNATDGFSSSNMVGSGSFGTVFKALLPAENKIVAVKVLNMQRRGAMRSFISECESLKDIKHRNLVKLLTACSSIDFQGNEFRARIYEFMPNGSLDNWLHTEEVEEIHRPSRTLTFLERLNIAIDVASVLDYLHFHCHEPIAHCDLKPSNVLLNDDLTAHVSDFGLSQLLLKFDQESFLNQLSSTDVRGTVGYVAPEYGMGGQPSTHGDVYSFGVLLLEMFTGKRPTSESFEGNFTLYSYTKLALAERVLDIADKSILHSGLRVGFPIVACLTLVLEVGLRCCEESPANRLATNEAAKELISIRERFFKARRTARR